Genomic DNA from Leucobacter triazinivorans:
TGGGCGGAGGGCTGGTGGGCGCCGCGATCGCCTCGGCACTGCCCGAGCCCATCGAGGGCTTCGAGTTCGCACTCTACGCGCTGTTCATCGTCATGACCCTCGACGCGGCGCGCAGCCGACGGGCGATTCCCTCGATCGTGCTCGCCGGACTCGCGATGACGGTCGCGATCCTGCTCACGCCGGACTCGGCGCTGCTCGTGGGCCTCGCGCTCTTCACCGCGCTGCTCGTGGTGCGGCACCTGGTGACGCGCCGCAGCGGGAGCAGCGGGAGCACCGGAAGCACCGGGAGCACCGGGAGCACCGAAAGCGATGCTGCGGGGGCGGAAGGAACGGTGAGCGATGCCTGAGCCGCCGGTCTGGTACCTGCTCGCCGCCATCGCGATCAGCGGCGCGATCACGGTCGCCCTGCGCGCGCTGCCCTTCGCGGCCCTCAAACCGCTGCGGAAATCGAAGCTGGTGCAGCAGCTCGGGCTGTGGATGCCGGCGGGCCTGCTCCTGATTCTCGTCGTCTCCGTGCTGCGCGACGAGATCATCGCGCGTCCCGGCGACATCTGGGCCATCGCAGCCTCCTCGGCCGTCACCGTCGTCGTGCACCTGACGTGCCGGCGGCGCGCACTGCTCAGCATCGCGGCAGGCACGGCGTGCTACGTGCTCCTGCTCAACCTGTTCTGAAGTGCGACCGCGCGGCGGCTGGACGACGCGCGCACGCGCAGCGGGCGCAGCACACGCGGCCGGCGCTGGCTCAGCTCTCGCGCCCCTCCGGCCGACCGGAGTTCTCCGCTCCGAGGGGCTCGTCGCCGCCGCGCGGGTACTCCGGGATCTCGGGGCGTCGACCGAGGAACAGCGCGCTCGCGATGAGTCCGCCCCAGACGATCGCGGTCGAGAGCGCCAGGAACAGGATCGCCACCGGGGTCATCGTACGCCTCCTGCATTGTCGTTCGGTTCCGGGGAACGGGGCGCAACCACCGCACCCGCACGGTCGAGCGCAGGCCACGGGGTGAACGCGAGCGGGTCCGAACGCCACGGCAGCGCGGTGAGCACGACCGATCCGACGATCATCAGCAGCACCGACCCCCAACCCACGATCAGCAGATAGCCGGGATCGTACCCGCCGTAGGGAGACCCGCTCAGGTCGATGACCGTGGCGACGAGCATGTAGCCGAGCACGACCGGCCCGAGCACCGAGACGAGGAGCAGCCAGATCCGTCCGACCCGGAACGTCGAGAGGGCACTCAGGTGCCCGCTCAGCTCGCGTCCGGCGCGACGGATCCAGAGCACCGTGACGCTCATGACCACGGCAGAGGCGACGATGCCGATGTTGTTCGCCCAGTTGTCGATCGTGTCGAGGGCGATGAGGCCGGAGGTCGTGCCGAAGAGCAGCAGCGAGATCAGCGCGAGCACGCCGCCCAGCCCGTACGCCGCCGTCTTCCGACGGATCCCGAACTTGTCGATCACTCCGGCGAAGACCACCTCGAGAATCGAGATCAGCGACGTCAGCGCCGCGAGCGTCAGCGAGCCGAAGAACAGCGCCCCGAAGACGGGCCCGCCCGGCATCTCGGCGACGATCGCCGGGAACGTCATGAACGCAAGGCCCACCCCGGTCAGCCCCTCGAGTTCGCCGACCGCGACGCCCTGCTGGTACGCGAAGAACCCGAGCGTGGCGAACACGCCGATGCCCGCGAGGATCTCGAAGGACGAGTTCGCGAAGGCCACGACAAGGCCTGGGGTGGTCATGTTCGACCGCCGCTTGCGGTACGAGGCGTAGGTCATCATGATGCCGAACGCGACGGAGAGCGAGAAGAAGATCTGGCTGTAGGCGGCCACCCAGACGCCGGGATCGGCGAGCGCCGCGAAGTCCGGGGTGAACAGCGCGTTGAGGCCGTCCGCCGCACCGGGCAGGAAGAGCGCGCGGATCACGAGCACGAGGAAGCCGACGACCAGCAGCGGCATGGCGATCATGTTGACCCGCTGCACGCCCTTCACGACGCCGGCGCCGAGCACCACCAGGGTGATCACCCACATCAGCACGAGCGGGATGAGCACTGCGGGCACGAAGTCCAGCGTGAACGACGCCTCCGACACGCGCAGGTACTCTCCGACGAAGAATCCCTGCGCATCGGCGCCCCAGCGCAGATCGAAGGAGAACACGAAGTAGCTCGCAGCCCAGGCCAGCACGGCGGTGTAGTAGACGGCGATGAACACGCAGATCATCACCTGGAACCAGCCGATCCCCTCTCCGAGCCGTCCCGCGAGGCGCCGCAGCGCGAGCGGCGCGGATCCCCGGAACCGGTGACCGATGGCGTAGTCGAGGAAGAGGATCGGGATCCCGGCGGTGAGCAGCGCCACGATGTACGGAATGAGGAACGCTCCGCCGCCGTTCTCGTAGGCGACTCCCGGAAAGCGCCAGATATTGCCGAGGCCCACCGCCG
This window encodes:
- a CDS encoding MetS family NSS transporter small subunit, whose translation is MTPVAILFLALSTAIVWGGLIASALFLGRRPEIPEYPRGGDEPLGAENSGRPEGRES
- a CDS encoding branched-chain amino acid transporter permease codes for the protein MPEPPVWYLLAAIAISGAITVALRALPFAALKPLRKSKLVQQLGLWMPAGLLLILVVSVLRDEIIARPGDIWAIAASSAVTVVVHLTCRRRALLSIAAGTACYVLLLNLF
- a CDS encoding sodium-dependent transporter yields the protein MPQSTTVSSATQPRAEWTGQIGFIVSAIGSAVGLGNIWRFPGVAYENGGGAFLIPYIVALLTAGIPILFLDYAIGHRFRGSAPLALRRLAGRLGEGIGWFQVMICVFIAVYYTAVLAWAASYFVFSFDLRWGADAQGFFVGEYLRVSEASFTLDFVPAVLIPLVLMWVITLVVLGAGVVKGVQRVNMIAMPLLVVGFLVLVIRALFLPGAADGLNALFTPDFAALADPGVWVAAYSQIFFSLSVAFGIMMTYASYRKRRSNMTTPGLVVAFANSSFEILAGIGVFATLGFFAYQQGVAVGELEGLTGVGLAFMTFPAIVAEMPGGPVFGALFFGSLTLAALTSLISILEVVFAGVIDKFGIRRKTAAYGLGGVLALISLLLFGTTSGLIALDTIDNWANNIGIVASAVVMSVTVLWIRRAGRELSGHLSALSTFRVGRIWLLLVSVLGPVVLGYMLVATVIDLSGSPYGGYDPGYLLIVGWGSVLLMIVGSVVLTALPWRSDPLAFTPWPALDRAGAVVAPRSPEPNDNAGGVR